AAAATTGATAAGCTCTTGCTAACATGGAGAgataaatacctgtctatttgtggaaaaatcaccctgagtAATTATTTAGTCATATCCCGGTTTACCTATTCACTTATGGCACGGTCTACGCCAAACTATTGTTCTTTAAaatgatttggaatggcaagccagacaaaataaAACAGGCTTATTTATATAATAACAATGAGTTTGGGTGGCAAAAAGTACTAAATATTAAAGCACtaaacctctcactaaaagcatcagtcatacaaaagacCCGAactggttctcaagtagattagtaagaatgtctcatcTCTTGTTCAAAAATGGTCACTTTCAGTTAATTGAAAATTGAACATTTTTCACAATATCACCCTTTCTAAAACAAGACATTCAAAGCTGGCTGCAATTCCAGTTTCATCCGCCAGAAAACACATAACAAATAATATAACAaatatactaatatactaatttcaaatatactaattgataaaaatatatatatatatatatatatatatatatatatatatatatatatggaaataCGTTTTGTTTTAAGCAATTATCTTTGTTAAATATTATGAATAGGAaaggtggagttatgtcacatgtGAAGTTAACAAACATACTGTGTAAGGAAATGTTTGCTCTCTCCAAAATTACAAAcaactgattgcagcattacaacaaaaatggaggaggcaagtggaagggggagaaGGTAGTGAACATGTTTGTTTGGCAAAATTAGCACACAAAAAATCATGAATATAAAAACATATCAGTTTTACTTGAGGACCAAAATGTTGACCGTGACGCCATACGGGTTGCAAAATAGCTGAGAATAGATTTAACGTGCCGATTCCATGGCACCTGGTTTATaaactgatacacaaaacaacACTTGATTCAAACAGAGTTTTTCTATTTAAATTATTGTACAAAATGATTGCCACAAACAGAATGTTATCTACAGTATATGGGGCATACAACCATCTCAGCTCTGCAGATTTAGCTACCAAGAGAGAGAATAATTTGATAATTTGATCACTTATTGTCTTTAACTCACAATCTGTATACGGTATACTATGCAACGAGACAGGTTCAGAATGTATGTCAAACATCATAGCACAGTagaaaaatatatggcacatggaaaTCATAAGAGGGTGGTTTACAAAGagagatgggatggagggagaatagATGAGAGGTGGGTTTAAAAGCTCAGTTTGACCAAAAACATGATTTATAATATAAGTATAGATAGTACTTATACTATCTATCTAGATGTAGCATATATCAACATATCAAATACTTTTATTCTTGCTATGTAACTATTGAAAAAAGGGCCATGTATGTATACCGCTACCCCatatacaggggggggggggcaggtatttgatacactgccgattttgcaggttttcctacttacaaagcatgtagaggtctgtcattttatcataggtacacttcaactgtgagagatgtaaaaaaaatcctgaaaatcacattgtatgatttttaagtaattaattagcattttattgcatgacataggtatttgatcacctacaagtaaaaattccggctctcacagacctgttagtttttctttaagaagccctcctgttctccactcattacctgttaACTGCACCTGtctgaacttgttacctgtataaaagacacctgtccacacactcaaacagactccaacctctccacaatggccaagaccggagagctgtgtaaggacatccgggttaaaattgtagacctgcgcAAGGcggggatgggctacaggacaataggcaagcagcttggtgagaaggcaacaactgttggcgcaattattagaaaatggaagaagtttaagatgacggtcaatcatcctcggtctgtggctccatgcaagatctcacctcgtggggcatcaatgatcatgaggaaggtgagggatcagcccagaactacacggcaggacctggtcaatgaccggaagagagctgggaccacagtctcaaagaaaaccattagtaacacactacgccatcatggattaaaatcctgcagcgcacgcaaggtccccctgctcaagcaagcgcatgtccaggcccgtctgaagtttgccaatgaccatctggatgatccagaggaggaatgagaaggtcctgtggtctgatgagacaaaaatagagctttttggtctaaactccactcgccatgtttggaggaagaagaaggatgagtacaaccccaagaacaccatcccaaatgtgaagcatggaggtggaaacatcattctttggggatgctttctGCAAagaggacaggacgactgcatcgtattgaggggaggatggatggggccatgtatcgcaagatcttggccaacaacctccttccctcagtaagagcattgaagatgggtcgtggctgggtcttacagcatgacaacgacccgaaacacacagccagggcaccTAAGGattggctccgtaagaagcatcttaaggtcctggagtggcctagccagtctccagacctgaacccaatagaaaatctttggagggagctgaaagtccgtattgcccagcgacagccctgaaaTCTGAAGGATCTAGAGACGTTCTGTATGAAGGAGtgagccaaaatccctgctgcagtgtgtgcaaacctggtcaagaactacaggaaaggtatgatctctgtaattgcaaacaaaggtttatgtaccaaatattaagttctgcttttctgatgtatcaaatacttatgtcatgcaataaaatgccaattaattacttaaaaatcatacaatgtgattttctggatttttgttttagattctgtctctcagttgaagtgtacctatggtaaaaatgacagacctctacatgctttgtaagtaggaaatcctgcaaaatcgtcagtgtatcaaataattgttctccccactgtataccgCTACCCCAGTATACATGTAACAGCAAAGTTtacggtaccggagtgccaagtctaggacaaaaaggcttcccaacagtttttacccccaagccataagactcctgaacaggtaatcaaatgggtacccggactatttgcattgtgtgccccctccatgtacatactacctcaattggcccaaccaaccagtgctcccgcacattggctaaccgggctatttGCATTTTGTCcctcccaccacccgccaacccctcttttacgctactgctactctctgttcatcatatatgcatagtcactttaaccatatctacatgtagatactacctcaatcagcctgactaaccggtgtctgtatgtagcctcgctacttttatagcctcactactgtatatagcctgtctttttactgttgtttaatTTCTtaacctacctattgttcacctaatacattttttgcactattggttagagcctgtaagtaagcatttcactgtaaggtctactgtaTTGGGcgaacgtgacaaataaactttgatttgatctaCTAAAGATATTCAACCACTCTAGGTGGAGCATGGAAAACTCTTTCTATATTTTCATTGGAATTTTTGTTTGTTCCTTCAAGAGCAGCTCAAAATTGTTTGTAGATCCCATTAGGATTGGTTCGCTCATAATGTTATGCACCTTGTTTAAATTGCAAGGACTAGCGACAGTATACTTTTCATTTGCATGTGTCCTAGTAGCCCGATGAAAATATATACTGACAGAAATGTCCTTTTTCAAATTTTTATGTACCTTAATacaccctctcctctgtcctcaggtACATGGCCATTGTCCATCCTCTGAGGCCTCGTATGAAGTACCAGACGGCCTACTGTCTGATCACTGGTGTCTGGGTTGTACCAATCCTCATCTCCATCCCTTCTGCCTACTTTGCCTCCGAGACCATGTACCCTCATGTTGGTGCCAGCACCTCTCAGAACACCCACAAGACCTTCTGTGCCCAGATCTGGCCTGTGGACAAGCAGGCCTACTACCGTTCCTACTTCCTGTTTATATTTGCCCTGGAGTTCCTTTGGCCCGTTTTTGTCATGGCAATATGTTACGCACGGATCTCCCGTGAGCTCTGGTTCAAGAGTGTCCCGGGCTTCCAGACGGAGCAGATCCGGAAGAGGTTGCGTTGTCGGCGGAAGACAGTCATGGTCCTGATCGGGATCCTGACAGCATACATTCTGTGCTGGGCACCATATTACGGCTTCACCATCCTACGAGACTTCCACCCGACGATCATCTCCCGCCAGAGGAACTCCCTGGTGGCCTTCTACATTATCGAGTGCATCGCCATGAGCAACAGCATGATAAACACCTTCTGCTTTGTCAGTGTCAAGAACAACACGGTCAAGTACCTGAAAAGGATTGTGCTGCTGCGCTGGAGGTCCACCTACGCTCCCAGTAAGACTGTGGACGAGACAGATATCCGGACGTCCTCCATGCCGTTGACCGAGGAGGTCGAATGCATTCGCCTGAGATAAACGAGGAGACGCCATTTTGAAACATTCGGATCTTGTGATGTTGTCAGGGAGATGTCTTTGTTGGTGTTTTGGCACAACAGAAACCTTTACAGAAACGACAGAAACTAATGTTAATATTGTTATATGACATCCTCACACCATCTCAGTGATCACATACGCAATACTGTTGAAAAGGGATATTTCAATTCCTGTTTTGGCAGCATTCAGTGAACACATGATTCGGCCAGCTGTTCAATTTCAAATGTAAGGAAAAAAAATGGTCTTCTCCTTTATTCTGCTCAAAATTGCAGCAATTAATCTACTGATCAAATAGCCTACAAGCCATCAGTGCATTTCCTGAAAATGAATAACACACTTCAGGGTTGATTTTCTCCAAACAGCCGATCAGTGACACTTCCGTTTGAACAAGCTCTGCTGAACTAAATTCTGAGATTGGTTGCACACGTTGGATATTGTTCTAAAGCTCAGAATCTCATCTTTTCAACAATATACTGAGTCCAATATACATTACTAGTAAAAAGTTAAGACATACCTACTTATTCACAGGttcttctttattttgactattttctacattgtagaataatagtaaagacataaaaactatgaaataacacatatggaatcatgtagtaatcaaaaaagtgtttaacaaatcaaaatatgttttatatttgatattcctaaaagtagtcaccctttgccttgatgagagctttgcacacttctggtattctctcaaccagcttcataaggcagtcacctggaatgtattttgattaacaggcgtgccttgttaaaagttcatttgtggaatttatttccttcttaatgcgttgagccaatcagttgtgttgtgagaagttaggggtggtttacagaagatagccctatttgctataagaccaaatccatattatggcaagagcagctcaataagcaaagagaaatgacttACCATCcttactttaagacacgaaggtcagtcaatctggaaaatatcaaaacttttaaagtttcttcatgtgcagtcacaaaaaccatcaagcgctatgattaaACTGGCAATCATAAAGACtggcacag
Above is a genomic segment from Oncorhynchus masou masou isolate Uvic2021 chromosome 23, UVic_Omas_1.1, whole genome shotgun sequence containing:
- the prokr1b gene encoding prokineticin receptor 1b; protein product: MGDPNISQLAAVYAETPGHVLGGSELDPFTDNYDTDYGIPDNEIPDTTQGTAFFVATIVIAMVLICIMLVCGVGNFLFIATLARYKKLRNLTNLLIANLAISDFIVSVVCCPFLVDYYVVKQLSWDYGLVLCASVNYIRTVSLYVSTNALLAIAADRYMAIVHPLRPRMKYQTAYCLITGVWVVPILISIPSAYFASETMYPHVGASTSQNTHKTFCAQIWPVDKQAYYRSYFLFIFALEFLWPVFVMAICYARISRELWFKSVPGFQTEQIRKRLRCRRKTVMVLIGILTAYILCWAPYYGFTILRDFHPTIISRQRNSLVAFYIIECIAMSNSMINTFCFVSVKNNTVKYLKRIVLLRWRSTYAPSKTVDETDIRTSSMPLTEEVECIRLR